Proteins encoded within one genomic window of Benincasa hispida cultivar B227 unplaced genomic scaffold, ASM972705v1 Contig66, whole genome shotgun sequence:
- the LOC120069888 gene encoding F-box protein At5g03970 isoform X2: MVNAKNSPLAGSASASNWPSGDTGNLHSSECFPRRGKKMVSNSVHSALACDDILTEILLRLPEKSVFKFILVSKRWLYLICNFSFRRSYEKQWGAHTRLFGFFVCNFLYIDRPQDGVRRPRYEPALPLLSTCQESDDLISSGILRKLGYFIDYSDGLLLCGRHPKHYYVWDSVTKYRCQLPQPQKHYKYLCTAFMTEDPGEGGGDIVYRVVRANCECRVDVINTISIETFSSRTWTWKQSTLVCSSDFALSPWTVGTVINGVIHWFGTYRSLAIYDPGFGERRIISIKLPVGQLTHDYEDSILGVSSDGLLQYGQSGKLGLETWVLYKEQDDSSSPYTMGAHCEYRWKLLHKLSYKDMWKQNPNSGIRSKESQILSFVGRNSDSVFIRLGSNIYQCNIRSKTLEVIPYHYDVVPVPWDFCKVVPYFQKIWPHSPFLISPNTVKQLL, translated from the exons ATGGTTAACGCGAAAAATTCTCCCCTTGCGGGTTCTGCTTCTGCAAGCAATTGGCCGTCAG GTGATACTGGAAATCTGCACTCGTCAGAATGCTTCCCCAGACGAGGGAAGAAAATGGTTAGCAATAGTGTTCATTCAGCTTTGGCATGTGATGACATCCTCACTGAAATCCTCCTTCGTTTGCCAGAGAaatctgttttcaaatttattcttgTGTCCAAAAGATGGCTGTACTTgatttgtaatttttcttttcgtCGTAGTTATGAAAAGCAATGGGGTGCACACACTCGTCTTTTTGGGTTTTTTGTATGCAATTTTCTTTACATTGACAGACCACAAGATGGGGTGAGGCGCCCTCGGTATGAGCCTGCTCTACCTCTACTTTCAACTTGTCAAGAGAGTGATGATTTAATTTCATCTGGAATCTTAAGGAAACTTGGCTATTTTATTGACTACTCTGATGGGCTTCTTCTCTGTGGCCGGCACCCTAAACATTATTATGTCTGGGATTCCGTCACTAAGTACCGATGCCAACTTCCTCAACCTCAAAAGCACTACAAATATCTTTGTACTGCATTCATGACAGAAGACCCTGGCGAAGGTGGCGGAGATATAGTATATAGAGTTGTTCGGGCAAACTGTGAATGCAGAGTTGATGTAATTAACACCATCTCCATAGAGACTTTCTCCTCACGGACTTGGACGTGGAAGCAATCTACTCTTGTCTGTTCTTCAGATTTTGCTTTGAGCCCGTGGACAGTAGGTACTGTGATTAATGGAGTTATCCACTGGTTTGGAACATATCGAAGTTTAGCCATTTATGATCCCGGATTTGGAGAAAGGCGCATAATTTCAATCAAGCTACCGGTCGGTCAGCTGACTCATGACTATGAGGACTCCATTTTAGGAGTGTCATCCGATGGGCTTTTGCAGTATGGTCAAAGTGGGAAGCTTGGTTTGGAGACGTGGGTTCTGTACAAGGAACAAGATGACTCCTCATCACCGTACACCATGGGTGCTCATTGCGAGTACCGGTGGAAGTTACTACACAAATTAAGCTACAAAGATATGTGGAAGCAGAACCCAAATTCAGGTATTCGCTCTAAAGAATCTCAAATACTATCATTCGTTGGTCGAAACTCCGACTCTGTTTTCATTAGGTTGGGTTCAAACATCTACCAATGTAACATCAGAAGCAAAACATTGGAAGTGATTCCCTATCATTATGATGTTGTTCCTGTTCCATGGGATTTTTGTAAAGTAGTGCCTTACTTTCAAAAGATTTGGCCCCATTCCCCTTTCCTCATCTCCCCAAACACAGTTAAGCAGCTACTTTGA
- the LOC120069888 gene encoding F-box protein At5g03970 isoform X1, with protein MVNAKNSPLAGSASASNWPSGTKMMAFTIGDTGNLHSSECFPRRGKKMVSNSVHSALACDDILTEILLRLPEKSVFKFILVSKRWLYLICNFSFRRSYEKQWGAHTRLFGFFVCNFLYIDRPQDGVRRPRYEPALPLLSTCQESDDLISSGILRKLGYFIDYSDGLLLCGRHPKHYYVWDSVTKYRCQLPQPQKHYKYLCTAFMTEDPGEGGGDIVYRVVRANCECRVDVINTISIETFSSRTWTWKQSTLVCSSDFALSPWTVGTVINGVIHWFGTYRSLAIYDPGFGERRIISIKLPVGQLTHDYEDSILGVSSDGLLQYGQSGKLGLETWVLYKEQDDSSSPYTMGAHCEYRWKLLHKLSYKDMWKQNPNSGIRSKESQILSFVGRNSDSVFIRLGSNIYQCNIRSKTLEVIPYHYDVVPVPWDFCKVVPYFQKIWPHSPFLISPNTVKQLL; from the exons ATGGTTAACGCGAAAAATTCTCCCCTTGCGGGTTCTGCTTCTGCAAGCAATTGGCCGTCAGGTACGAAAATGATGGCTTTCACAATCG GTGATACTGGAAATCTGCACTCGTCAGAATGCTTCCCCAGACGAGGGAAGAAAATGGTTAGCAATAGTGTTCATTCAGCTTTGGCATGTGATGACATCCTCACTGAAATCCTCCTTCGTTTGCCAGAGAaatctgttttcaaatttattcttgTGTCCAAAAGATGGCTGTACTTgatttgtaatttttcttttcgtCGTAGTTATGAAAAGCAATGGGGTGCACACACTCGTCTTTTTGGGTTTTTTGTATGCAATTTTCTTTACATTGACAGACCACAAGATGGGGTGAGGCGCCCTCGGTATGAGCCTGCTCTACCTCTACTTTCAACTTGTCAAGAGAGTGATGATTTAATTTCATCTGGAATCTTAAGGAAACTTGGCTATTTTATTGACTACTCTGATGGGCTTCTTCTCTGTGGCCGGCACCCTAAACATTATTATGTCTGGGATTCCGTCACTAAGTACCGATGCCAACTTCCTCAACCTCAAAAGCACTACAAATATCTTTGTACTGCATTCATGACAGAAGACCCTGGCGAAGGTGGCGGAGATATAGTATATAGAGTTGTTCGGGCAAACTGTGAATGCAGAGTTGATGTAATTAACACCATCTCCATAGAGACTTTCTCCTCACGGACTTGGACGTGGAAGCAATCTACTCTTGTCTGTTCTTCAGATTTTGCTTTGAGCCCGTGGACAGTAGGTACTGTGATTAATGGAGTTATCCACTGGTTTGGAACATATCGAAGTTTAGCCATTTATGATCCCGGATTTGGAGAAAGGCGCATAATTTCAATCAAGCTACCGGTCGGTCAGCTGACTCATGACTATGAGGACTCCATTTTAGGAGTGTCATCCGATGGGCTTTTGCAGTATGGTCAAAGTGGGAAGCTTGGTTTGGAGACGTGGGTTCTGTACAAGGAACAAGATGACTCCTCATCACCGTACACCATGGGTGCTCATTGCGAGTACCGGTGGAAGTTACTACACAAATTAAGCTACAAAGATATGTGGAAGCAGAACCCAAATTCAGGTATTCGCTCTAAAGAATCTCAAATACTATCATTCGTTGGTCGAAACTCCGACTCTGTTTTCATTAGGTTGGGTTCAAACATCTACCAATGTAACATCAGAAGCAAAACATTGGAAGTGATTCCCTATCATTATGATGTTGTTCCTGTTCCATGGGATTTTTGTAAAGTAGTGCCTTACTTTCAAAAGATTTGGCCCCATTCCCCTTTCCTCATCTCCCCAAACACAGTTAAGCAGCTACTTTGA